CGCGTGGACGAGGATGGGACGCTCGAACCGGTCCCCGGAGGCTGAGCGCCGGCGCGGCGCTTAAGGAGAAATCATGCGTAAATCCAATCTCATCCCGATGGCGCTCCTTTCCGCCTTCGCTATAGCGGGGGCCCAGGCCTTGCCGCATAATTATTCGCTCTACACGGACAAGAAGGCCAAGCGCGCCGAGGACGTGATCACCGTGCTGATCGTGGAAAACGCCAAGGCCAGCAACGATACCAAGAGCGCCACGGATAAGTCCCAGGATGCGGGAGTGGATATCAAAGGCGCCACGGTTACCTGGCCCGGTGCGGTTGCCAATGGGATTACGCCCGCGGTCGGCTTTTCGGGGGGCGTGCACCAGAAATACAACGGACAGGGGACGACGGCGCGCGAAGGCGAGGTCAAGGCCACCTTGTCGGCCCGCATCGTGGCGGTCTACGACAACGGCAACCTCCTGATCGAAGGCAACAAGGAAGTCGAAGTGAATAACGAAAAGGAAATCCTACGCGTGTCCGGCATCGTACGGCCGGAGGATATCTCCCCGGACAATACCGTGATGTCCGAGAAGATCGCGGACGCGCGTATCCAATATACCGGCTCGGGCGATAACCATCAGGCCGCCCGCCCCGGCCTCCTGGCTCGCTTTTTCAACTGGGTTTTTTGAACGGGGATGATCATGCGGAACGCCATCGCAAGTACCTGCATCGCTTTCGGGCTCGTCGCCTTCCCGGCCTCCGCCTCGCGCATCAAGGACGTGGCCAGGCTCGACGGCCTGGCTGAGACCCAGCTCATCGGCTACGGCCTGGTGGTGGGCCTCAAGGGCACGGGCGACGGCCCCCGTACCCAGTTTACGACCCAGAGCGTGGTCAACATGCTCCGTAACACCGGCATCGAGGTCCCCCGCGAACGCATCCAGGTACGCAACGTGGCCGCGGTCATGGTCACCGCCAAGCTGTTCCCGTTCCTGAAACGCGGATCGAACATCGACGTAACGGTTTCCAGCATCGGCGACGCCAAGAGCCTGGAAGGAGGCACCCTTTTGATGTCGCCGCTGCAGGCTACCGATGGGGAGATCTACGCCTTGGCCCAAGGCGCCTTGAGCATTGGCGGAATCAACAAGGACGGGCCGCAGGGAAAATCCTCCTACACCAAGAACCATCCCATGGTGGGGGAGATCCCCAATGGCGCCATCGTCCAGAAGGAAGCGCCCGGCGGAGCCATGACAACGGAAGATTTGCGTATCTCCTTGGCCAATCCTGACTACAGTTCGGCGGTGGCCATGGCCAAGAGCATCAATGCCAACTACAAGAAGCCCATCGCCGAAGCCAAGGATCCCGTCACGGTGAACGTGTCGGTCCCCGAGGAGTTCAAAGGCAAGCGCATGGAGTTCATCGCCGAAGTGGAAAACCTGGATTTCATGGTCTCGACCGTGGCCCGGGTGGTCCTGAACGAGAAGACCGGGACCGTTATCGCCGGGGGCAACGTGAGCATTTCCGAAGTGGCGGTGTCCCAAGGGAGCATCGTCGTCCAAGTGAAGGACAACCAACAGGCGCAAATATCCAACACCAACGCGGCCAACTCGGGGACGACCCAAATCCAGAACTCGACCTCGAATGAGGACGTCTCCGTCAATGAACCCAAAGCGGAAATGAAGGTCCTACCGACCAGTTCCAACGTGGCCGATTTGGCAAAGTCCCTGAACGCCTTGGGCGTGACCCCGCGCGATATCATCGCCATCT
Above is a window of Fibrobacterota bacterium DNA encoding:
- a CDS encoding flagellar basal body L-ring protein FlgH, with the protein product MRKSNLIPMALLSAFAIAGAQALPHNYSLYTDKKAKRAEDVITVLIVENAKASNDTKSATDKSQDAGVDIKGATVTWPGAVANGITPAVGFSGGVHQKYNGQGTTAREGEVKATLSARIVAVYDNGNLLIEGNKEVEVNNEKEILRVSGIVRPEDISPDNTVMSEKIADARIQYTGSGDNHQAARPGLLARFFNWVF
- a CDS encoding flagellar basal body P-ring protein FlgI; this translates as MRNAIASTCIAFGLVAFPASASRIKDVARLDGLAETQLIGYGLVVGLKGTGDGPRTQFTTQSVVNMLRNTGIEVPRERIQVRNVAAVMVTAKLFPFLKRGSNIDVTVSSIGDAKSLEGGTLLMSPLQATDGEIYALAQGALSIGGINKDGPQGKSSYTKNHPMVGEIPNGAIVQKEAPGGAMTTEDLRISLANPDYSSAVAMAKSINANYKKPIAEAKDPVTVNVSVPEEFKGKRMEFIAEVENLDFMVSTVARVVLNEKTGTVIAGGNVSISEVAVSQGSIVVQVKDNQQAQISNTNAANSGTTQIQNSTSNEDVSVNEPKAEMKVLPTSSNVADLAKSLNALGVTPRDIIAI